From the Streptomyces nodosus genome, the window CGCCCTGGGCCATCTTGATCTGGATGTCGTCCGCGTTGACCAGGTATTCCGAGGTCACGCCGAACCGTCCGGAGGCCACCTGCTTGATCGCCGAGCGGCGTGCCGGGTCGTGGAGGCGGTCCGGGTCCTCGCCGCCCTCGCCGGTGTTGGACTTGGCGCCGAGGCGGTTCATGGCGACGGCGAGGGTCTCGTGCGCCTCCCGGGAGATGGAGCCGTAGGACATGGCGCCGGTGGAGAAGCGCCTGACGATCTCGGAGACCGGCTCGACCTCGTCGAGGGGGACCGGGGCCCGGTCGTCGGTGAAGCCGAACAGGCCGCGCAGGGTCATCAGGCGCTCGGACTGCTCGTTCACCCGGGCCGTGTACTTCTTGAAGATGTCGTAGCGGCCGGTGCGCGTGGAGTGCTGGAGGCGGAAGACCGTCTCCGGGTCGAACAGGTGCGGTTCGCCCTCGCGGCGCCACTGGTACTCGCCGCCGATCTCCAGGGTGCGGTGGGCGGGGGCGATGCCGGAGGCGGGGTAGGCCTTGGCGTGGCGGGCGGCGACCTCCTCGGCGATCACGTCGAGGCCGACGCCGCCGATCTTGGTGGCGGTGCCGTGGAAGTACTCGTCGACGAAGGCCTCGTCGAGGCCGACGGCCTCGAAGACCTGTGCGCCGCGGTAGGAGGCGACGGTGGAGATGCCCATCTTGGACATGACCTTCAGGACGCCCTTGCCGAGCGCGTGGATCAGGTTGCGGATGGCCTCGTCGGGCTCACCGGCCGGCAGGAACGTTCCCGCGCGGACCAGGTCCTCGACGGACTCCATGGCCAGATAGGGGTTGACGGCGGCGGCGCCGTAGCCGATGAGCAGGGCGGCATGGTGGACCTCGCGGACGTCGCCGGCCTCGACCAGCAGGCCCACATGGGTGCGCTGCCGGGTGCGGATGAGGTGGTGGTGGACGGCCGCGGTGAGCAGCAGCGACGGGATCGGCGCGTGCTCGGCGTCGGAGTGCCGGTCGGACAGGACGATCAGGCGGGCGCCGTTGTCGATGGCGGTGTCGGCCTCGGCACGGATCTCCGCCAGGCGTGCGGCGAGGGCGTCGCCGCCGCCGGAGACCCGGTACAGGCCGGAGAGGGTCGCGGCCTTCATGCCGGGCATGTCGCCGTCGGCGTTGATGTGGATGAGCTTGGCCAGCTCATCGTTGTCGATCACCGGGAAGGGCAGCACCACGCTGCGGCAGGAGGCCGCGGTCGGCTTCAGCAGATTGCCCTGGGGGCCCAGCGAGGAGCGCAGGGAGGTGACCAGCTCCTCCCGGATCGCGTCCAGCGGCGGGTTGGTGACCTGCGCGAACAGCTGGGTGAAGTAGTCGAACAGCAGCCGCGGGCGCTCGGAGAGCACGGCGATCGGCGCGTCGGTGCCCATGGAGCCGATCGGTTCGGCCCCGGTCCTGGCCATGGGGGCGAGCAGGACGCGCAGCTCCTCCTCGGTGTAGCCGAAGGTCTGCTGGCGGCGGGTGACCGAGGCGTGGGTGTGCACGATGTGCTCGCGCTCGGGCAGGTCGCCCAGCTCGATCTCGCCGGCCTGGAGCCACTCCTGGTACGGCTGCTCGGCGGCGAGGGCGGCCTTGATCTCGTCGTCCTCGATGATGCGGTGCTCGGCGGTGTCGACGAGGAACATACGGCCGGGCTGGAGCCGGCCCTTGCGCACGACCCGGGCCGGGTCGATGTCGAGGACGCCGACCTCGGAGCCGAGGACGACGAGGCCGTCGTCGGTGACCCAGTAGCGGCCGGGGCGCAGACCGTTGCGGTCGAGCACGGCGCCGACCTGGGTGCCGTCGGTGAAGCTGACGCAGGCGGGGCCGTCCCAGGGCTCCATCATCGTGGAGTGGTAGCGGTAGAAGGCGCGGCGGGCCGGGTCCATGGAGGCGTGGTTCTCCCATGCCTCGGGGATCATCATCAGCACGGAGTGCGGCAGGGAGCGGCCGCCGAGGTGGAGCAGTTCGAGGACCTCGTCGAAGGAGGCGGAGTCGGAGGCGTCCGGGGTGCACACCGGGAAGATCCGCGCCAGCTTGTCCTGGGGGCCGAACAGATCGGTGACCAGCCGGGACTCACGGGCGCGCATCCAGTTGCGGTTGCCCTGGACCGTGTTGATCTCACCGTTGTGGGCGATGAAGCGGTACGGGTGGGCGAGCGGCCAGCTGGGGAAGGTGTTCGTGGAGAAACGCGAGTGGACCAGCGCGATGGCGGTGGCGAAGCGGCGGTCGGACAGGTCCGGGAAGAAGGGCTCCAGCTGGCCGGTGGTCAGCATGCCCTTGTAGACGACGGTGCGCGCGGACAGCGAGGGGAAGTACACCTCGGCCTCGTGCTCGGCGCGCCGGCGCAGCGCATAGGCCCTGCGGTCCAGGTCGATGCCCCGGACGGGGTCCGTGTCCGGCCCGGTTCCGGCCACGAAGAGCTGGCGGAAGGCGGGCATGGTCGAGCGGGCGGTGGTGCCCAGCAGCTCGGGGGCGACGGGGACCTCGCGCCAGCCGAGGACGTCCAGGCCCTCCTCCGCGGCGATGCTCTCGATCCGGGAGACGGCCTCGGCGGTGCGGTCCTGGGGCAGGAAGGCGATGCCGACGGCGTAGGCGCCCGCCTCGGGCAGCGGGAATCCGGCCACCTCTCGGAAGAAGGCG encodes:
- the gltB gene encoding glutamate synthase large subunit, whose protein sequence is MRMPRQPSQHSMNGRNRSFMDARPAAQGLYDPRDEHDACGVGFVATLTGEASHTLVEQALTVLRNLEHRGATGSEPDSGDGAGILSQVPDAFFREVAGFPLPEAGAYAVGIAFLPQDRTAEAVSRIESIAAEEGLDVLGWREVPVAPELLGTTARSTMPAFRQLFVAGTGPDTDPVRGIDLDRRAYALRRRAEHEAEVYFPSLSARTVVYKGMLTTGQLEPFFPDLSDRRFATAIALVHSRFSTNTFPSWPLAHPYRFIAHNGEINTVQGNRNWMRARESRLVTDLFGPQDKLARIFPVCTPDASDSASFDEVLELLHLGGRSLPHSVLMMIPEAWENHASMDPARRAFYRYHSTMMEPWDGPACVSFTDGTQVGAVLDRNGLRPGRYWVTDDGLVVLGSEVGVLDIDPARVVRKGRLQPGRMFLVDTAEHRIIEDDEIKAALAAEQPYQEWLQAGEIELGDLPEREHIVHTHASVTRRQQTFGYTEEELRVLLAPMARTGAEPIGSMGTDAPIAVLSERPRLLFDYFTQLFAQVTNPPLDAIREELVTSLRSSLGPQGNLLKPTAASCRSVVLPFPVIDNDELAKLIHINADGDMPGMKAATLSGLYRVSGGGDALAARLAEIRAEADTAIDNGARLIVLSDRHSDAEHAPIPSLLLTAAVHHHLIRTRQRTHVGLLVEAGDVREVHHAALLIGYGAAAVNPYLAMESVEDLVRAGTFLPAGEPDEAIRNLIHALGKGVLKVMSKMGISTVASYRGAQVFEAVGLDEAFVDEYFHGTATKIGGVGLDVIAEEVAARHAKAYPASGIAPAHRTLEIGGEYQWRREGEPHLFDPETVFRLQHSTRTGRYDIFKKYTARVNEQSERLMTLRGLFGFTDDRAPVPLDEVEPVSEIVRRFSTGAMSYGSISREAHETLAVAMNRLGAKSNTGEGGEDPDRLHDPARRSAIKQVASGRFGVTSEYLVNADDIQIKMAQGAKPGEGGQLPGHKVYPWIAGTRHSTPGVGLISPPPHHDIYSIEDLAQLIHDLKNANPAARIHVKLVSEVGVGTVAAGVSKAHADVVLISGHDGGTGASPLTSLKHAGGPWELGLAETQQTLLLNGLRDRIVVQTDGQLKTGRDVVVAALLGAEEFGFATAPLVVSGCIMMRVCHLDTCPVGIATQNPVLRERFAGRPEFVVNFFQFIAEEVRELLAELGFRSLEEAVGHSELLDVTRAVDHWKAQGLDLEPLLHVPELSEGAVRHRVVAQDHGLEKALDNELIRLAADALAAHAAEDAQPVRAQVAIRNINRTVGTMLGHEVTKRFGGAGLPDDTIDITFTGSAGQSFGAFLPHGVTLRLEGDANDYVAKGLSGGRVVVRPDRAAEHLAEYSVIAGNTIAYGATGGELFLRGRTGERFCVRNSGALVVSEGVGDHGCEYMTGGHAVVLGETGRNFAAGMSGGIAYVVDLDRDHVNPGNHGSVEPLDDADQQWLHDVVRRHAEETGSTVAARLLVEWPVSVRRFSKIIPATYKAVLAAKDAAERAGLSETEITEKMMEAATHG